A stretch of the Vitis vinifera cultivar Pinot Noir 40024 chromosome 16, ASM3070453v1 genome encodes the following:
- the LOC109124120 gene encoding LOW QUALITY PROTEIN: ankyrin repeat-containing protein BDA1 (The sequence of the model RefSeq protein was modified relative to this genomic sequence to represent the inferred CDS: inserted 2 bases in 1 codon): MDRRLLDAAQAGNVEDLHQLLRENPLILHTTALASAENPLHISSISGHVDFVKELIRLKPDFIKELNQDGFSPIHMAAANGHQEVVMELLKFDWKXCHLEGRDEKTPLHCAAMKGKVNVVRVILSACKECIEDVTVQKEIALHLAVKNSQYEAVRVLVEKVREMRREDVLNMKDEHGNTILHLATWRKQRQAKFLLGDATIPGSGVTEVNLMNNSGLTALDVLLIFPSEAGDREIKEILHSAGAKRAQDIAFPPFGTQNHARLNSTTTVETCPMQPNNLVNYFRFHRGRDSPGEARSALLVIAVLVATATYQVGLSPPGGVWQDNSGTNQSNSTATNKAHFAGQSIFSSLGIISFGIFVLFNSIGFSVSLYMISILTSKFPMRFELQICLLAMFFTYNTAIITISPDNLKIFLIVLTSILPLTVCLVAKWVREYVKKITKLAADMVNRIS; encoded by the exons ATGGACAGAAGGTTGCTGGATGCTGCCCAAGCTGGAAATGTTGAGGACCTGCACCAACTTCTGAGAGAAAATCCACTTATCCTCCACACTACTGCACTGGCTTCTGCAGAGAACCCTTTACACATATCTTCTATTTCTGGACATGTTGATTTTGTGAAGGAGCTGATAAGGTTGAAACCTGATTTCATCAAGGAATTGAATCAGGATGGATTCAGCCCCATCCACATGGCAGCAGCCAATGGACACCAAGAGGTTGTGATGGAGCTACTGAAATTTGATTGGAA CTGTCATCTAGAAGGAAGAGATGAAAAGACTCCACTTCACTGTGCAGCTATGAAAGGGAAGGTCAATGTTGTTCGGGTAATTCTCTCAGCTTGTAAAGAGTGTATTGAAGATGTGACTGTGCAAAAGGAGATTGCTTTGCACCTTGCTGTGAAGAACAGCCAGTATGAAGCAGTTAGGGTTTTGGTGGAGAAGGTGAGAGAGATGAGAAGGGAGGATGTGTTGAATATGAAGGATGAGCATGGCAACACAATCCTTCACCTAGCAACCTGGAGAAAGCAACGCCAGGCAA AATTCTTGCTTGGTGATGCAACTATACCTGGTTCAGGAGTGACTGAAGTAAATCTGATGAACAATTCTGGTCTCACCGCCCTTGACGTGTTGCTGATATTTCCAAGTGAAGCAGGTGATAGGGAAATCAAGGAGATACTCCACAGCGCAGGAGCTAAGAGAGCTCAAGACATTGCCTTTCCTCCTTTTGGAACTCAGAATCATGCTCGGCTAAACAGCACCACAACAGTTGAGACATGTCCAATGCAACCAAATAATTTGGTGAACTACTTCAGATTTCACAGGGGCCGAGACTCTCCAGGTGAAGCTCGTAGTGCACTGTTAGTTATTGCTGTGCTAGTTGCAACTGCAACCTACCAAGTCGGCCTCAGTCCTCCTGGTGGTGTTTGGCAAGACAACAGCGGAACAAACCAAAGCAACAGCACTGCCACAAACAAAGCACACTTTGCAGGGCAGTCCATTTTCAGCTCTTTAGGCATCATCTCATTCGGGATTTTTGTGCTTTTCAACTCTATAGGCTTTTCAGTGTCCCTTTACATGATCAGCATCCTCACCAGCAAATTCCCAATGCGTTTTGAGCTTCAAATCTGCCTTCTTGCAATGTTCTTCACATACAATACAGCTATAATCACCATTTCACCAGATAACTTAAAGATTTTCCTCATCGTTTTGACATCAATTTTGCCCTTAACTGTGTGTCTAGTAGCCAAGTGGGTGAGAGAATATGTGAAGAAGATTACTAAACTTGCTGCAGATATGGTGAACAGAATCAGTTGA